Proteins encoded in a region of the Tetrapisispora phaffii CBS 4417 chromosome 12, complete genome genome:
- the TPHA0L01840 gene encoding ceramidase (similar to Saccharomyces cerevisiae YPC1 (YBR183W) and YDC1 (YPL087W); ancestral locus Anc_8.564), with translation MNYLRWSYPDAPVEGYWGEVTSTIDWCEENYVVSSYIAEWSNTLTNAVFVSTALYTTYAAYRSQLETKFILIGLGFALVGIGSWLFHMSLSYNYQLLDELPMLYATCIPSWSMICEFTEYLDRPADDDTSINISKKRQVVVGSIIFIGVTSLSVLYIIFKKPAIHQIAYALLNICVAAMSFLLTQKKIKDKTAISNLHSCMVIGTILFLVGFIAWNLDNQFCSLWIHIRRKYLLLPFGAFFELHGWWHLLTGTGVYYYIMFLQYLRILTIHKGEDYKFIWRWGFIPEVIQRDYKPCTNYSLTLNGPYVIEEEKKNQ, from the coding sequence atgaattatttaagaTGGTCATACCCTGATGCACCAGTTGAAGGATATTGGGGGGAAGTTACATCTACAATCGATTGGTGTGAGGAGAACTATGTTGTCTCTTCATATATCGCAGAATGGTCTAATACGTTGACTAATGCTGTTTTTGTCTCTACTGCTTTGTATACTACTTATGCTGCATACCGTTCGCAATTAGAGaccaaatttattttaattggCCTTGGGTTTGCGCTTGTTGGTATAGGATCTTGGTTGTTTCACATGAGTTTGAGCtataattatcaattgttaGACGAACTTCCGATGTTATATGCAACTTGTATACCAAGTTGGTCAATGATCTGTGAATTTACTGAATATTTGGATAGACCAGCTGATGATGACACAAGCATCAATATCTCCAAGAAGAGACAGGTTGTTGTTGGgtctattatttttatcgGTGTCACTAGTTTGAGTGTTCTTTACATTATCTTTAAGAAACCAgcaattcatcaaatagCATATGCactattgaatatttgtGTCGCTGCAAtgtcatttttattaacccaaaagaaaattaagGATAAAACCGCCATATCTAACCTGCATTCTTGCATGGTAATAGGGACCATACTGTTTCTAGTTGGATTTATTGCTTGGAATTTAGATAATCAATTCTGTTCACTTTGGATTCatattagaagaaaatatttattacttCCATTTGGTGCATTCTTTGAATTGCATGGATGGTGGCATTTATTAACAGGAACAGGTGTATACTATTATATCATGTTCCTGCAATATTTAAGAATTTTGACAATTCATAAAGGTGaagattataaatttatatggAGATGGGGTTTTATCCCAGAAGTAATTCAAAGGGATTACAAACCGTGTACAAATTATTCATTGACGTTGAACGGTCCGTATGTGATCGAAgaggaaaagaaaaaccAATAG